Proteins co-encoded in one Capsicum annuum cultivar UCD-10X-F1 chromosome 9, UCD10Xv1.1, whole genome shotgun sequence genomic window:
- the LOC124887375 gene encoding ribosomal protein S4, mitochondrial-like (The sequence of the model RefSeq protein was modified relative to this genomic sequence to represent the inferred CDS: added 66 bases not found in genome assembly) yields MVNITHFKLSHGDIISFQENDARTRGEEIKRSFYIEISIEKIIGKFLDHPWRRTKTEWFRLLKTKRGCRLLLKSWFLQQLRSSMQEEDLERTKKFGSKKVCLGSSFTEHNRMKRNLYHFKSLFLSKRRNEKNRNIPTRTRSPIVYNSSLYSNSTYCSASPHQFTKKIKIKRIELPTHYSEVNHKTPKAVVSYGPNIGHIPHDIRLKDPNLLLWSGKGRGQNI; encoded by the coding sequence AGAACCCGCGGTGAAGAAATAAAGAGATCCTTCTATATCGAAATCTCTATTGAGAAAATAATAGGCAAATTCCTGGATCACCCGTGGAGAAGAACCAAAACAGAATGGTTCCGCCTACTCAAAACTAAGAGGGGATGCCGCCTACTACTAAAATCCTGGTTTTTGCAACAGTTGCGTTCTTCTATGCAAGAAGAAGACTtagaaagaacaaagaagtttgGATCCAAAAAAGTATGCTTAGGCAGTTCTTTCACTGAGCACAATAGAATGAAGAGGAATTTGTATCATTTCAAATCCCTATTCTTATCGAAGAGAAGGAACGAGAAAAACCGAAATATTCCTACTCGAACAAGAAGTCCTATAGTTTACAACTCTTCTTTATATAGTAATTCGACCTATTGCTCCGCATCTCCCCATCAGTTTactaaaaagatcaaaataaaaaggATCGAACTACCTACTCATTATTCGGAGGTGAATCATAAAACACCAAAAGCAGTGGTATCTTATGGACCTAACATAGGTCACATACCTCACGACATAAGATTGAAAGATCCAAACCTTCTTCTTTGGAGCGGAAAGGGACGTGGCCAAAACATATAA